In a genomic window of Bacillus sp. (in: firmicutes):
- a CDS encoding RDD family protein, producing MQNLGGESPTVDLQPAGFWKRFAAYIIDGLVIGIPLAIISTFIIGAILYANIDAEVLSDPNMVEAELTDEELFAVLKAYGLVLLVNFIAAILYYAGLHASKWQATIGKKLLGLKVVSMQGERISFWRSLGRFLAQSFLSPIFMIGYIIAAFTEKKQALHDLIAGTMVVKK from the coding sequence ATGCAAAATTTAGGGGGAGAGTCACCAACTGTTGATCTACAACCAGCTGGATTTTGGAAACGCTTTGCTGCATACATTATTGATGGTTTAGTCATAGGGATTCCACTAGCAATTATCAGTACCTTTATTATTGGTGCTATTTTGTATGCTAATATTGATGCCGAAGTATTGTCAGATCCTAACATGGTAGAAGCAGAGTTAACAGATGAAGAGCTATTTGCTGTTTTAAAAGCGTATGGCCTTGTTCTTTTAGTTAATTTTATTGCGGCTATTCTTTATTATGCTGGATTACATGCATCGAAATGGCAGGCGACTATCGGAAAGAAATTACTTGGGTTAAAAGTTGTTTCTATGCAAGGTGAGCGAATTTCTTTTTGGAGATCTCTTGGCCGCTTTTTAGCACAAAGTTTCCTATCCCCTATCTTTATGATTGGTTACATCATTGCAGCATTCACCGAAAAAAAACAAGCTTTACACGATTTAATTGCCGGAACGATGGTCGTAAAAAAATAG